The Engystomops pustulosus chromosome 1, aEngPut4.maternal, whole genome shotgun sequence genome has a window encoding:
- the FUT10 gene encoding alpha-(1,3)-fucosyltransferase 10 isoform X1 — MIRIWGMKFWVSCLIIAFFFLLVTLQVVVELGNFEKQKVSNQQKQSNPLLKGLHESIFYKKLEHGVGSYPIMLWWSPLTGENGRLGQCGEETCFFTINRTYYQSPMTKAILFYGTDFNIDSLPLPRKPYHEWALFHEESPKNNYKLFHPPTITLFNHTATFSRHSHLPLTSQYLEDLQTLLSLEYFVPIQKKNVLRKKLAPIVYVQSDCDPPSDRDTYIQELMKYIRVDSYGECLHNRDLPTQINNPSFMDDIQFYHILAQYKFILAFENAVCEDYITEKLWRPLKLGTVPIYYGATNIKDWLPSNKSIIIVESFSHPRELAEFIKQLDRNDSLYMEYLEWKVQGQINNKNLIHAIKDRTWGVQDVTQDNYIDAFECMVCRRVWDNIRLLRKGLQPKQWKADSTHLSCPAPKPFSLFAERSSKTSMRELWRPSFEQSKKEAKALRLLVNRNNNFTSKEFWNIVFKY, encoded by the exons ATGATTAGAATTTGGGGAATGAAGTTTTGGGTCTCCTGCCTTATTATAGCATTCTTTTTTCTCTTGGTGACACTCCAG GTGGTCGTTGAATTGGGTAATTTTGAAAAGCAGAAAGTCAGTAACCAACAGAAACAATCCAATCCATTACTGAAAGGATTACATGAATCTATCTTCTACAAAAAATTAGAACATGGAGTTGGCAGTTATCCCATTATGCTGTGGTGGTCCCCACTGACTGGTGAGAATGGAAGGCTGGGTCaatgtggagaagagacctgcTTTTTCACTATAAATAGAACATACTATCAGAGCCCCATGACAAAAGCTATTCTGTTTTATG GCACAGATTTCAACATAGACAGCCTGCCATTGCCCAGAAAACCATACCATGAATGGGCTTTATTTCATGAAGAATCCCCAAAGAACAACTACAAGCTGTTTCATCCTCCAACCATTACACTGTTTAACCACACAGCTACATTTAGCCGTCATTCCCACTTACCTTTGACAAGTCAATATTTGGAGGACCTCCAGACACTTTTATCGCTTGAATACTTTGTGCCCATCCAAAAAAAGAATGTTCTGAGAAAGAAACTGGCTCCTATAGTCTATGTTCAGTCTGACTGTGATCCACCATCCGATCGGGATACTTACATACAAGAACTAATGAAATATATCCGTGTGGATTCCTATGGAGAATGTCTGCATAACAGAGACTTGCCTACCCAAATCAATAACCCTTCTTTTATGGATGACATCCAGTTCTATCATATACTTGCTCAGTATAAGTTTATTCTTGCTTTTGAAAATGCAGTTTGTGAGGATTACATAACAGAGAAATTATGGAGGCCTTTGAAGCTAGGAACTGTTCCTATATATTATGGTGCAACTAATATAAAGGACTGGCTACCCAGCAATAAAAGTATAATAATTGTGGAGAGTTTTTCTCATCCTAGAGAGCTAGCGGAATTCATAAAACAGCTGGATAGAAATGACAGTTTGTATATGGAGTATTTGGAGTGGAAAGTGCAGGGTCAAATCAATAACAAAAACTTGATCCATGCGATCAAAGATAGAACATGGGGTGTGCAAGACGTAACGCAGGACAATTATATTGATGCGTTTGAGTGCATGGTATGCAGAAGAGTGTGGGACAACATACGACTTCTAAGAAAG GGTTTGCAACCTAAACAGTGGAAAGCAGATTCAACACATTTGTCATGTCCAGCCCCGAAACCATTTTCCTTGTTTGCTGAACGCTCTTCTAAGACCAGCATGAGGGAACTGTGGAGGCCTAGTTTCGAACAGTCCAAAAAAGAAGCTAAAGCTCTCAGGCTTCTTGTTAACAGGAACAATAATTTTACATCCAAAGAATTTTGGAATATTGTTTTTAAATATTAG
- the FUT10 gene encoding alpha-(1,3)-fucosyltransferase 10 isoform X2, giving the protein MCHVVDDLASEVFASHLHQEVVVELGNFEKQKVSNQQKQSNPLLKGLHESIFYKKLEHGVGSYPIMLWWSPLTGENGRLGQCGEETCFFTINRTYYQSPMTKAILFYGTDFNIDSLPLPRKPYHEWALFHEESPKNNYKLFHPPTITLFNHTATFSRHSHLPLTSQYLEDLQTLLSLEYFVPIQKKNVLRKKLAPIVYVQSDCDPPSDRDTYIQELMKYIRVDSYGECLHNRDLPTQINNPSFMDDIQFYHILAQYKFILAFENAVCEDYITEKLWRPLKLGTVPIYYGATNIKDWLPSNKSIIIVESFSHPRELAEFIKQLDRNDSLYMEYLEWKVQGQINNKNLIHAIKDRTWGVQDVTQDNYIDAFECMVCRRVWDNIRLLRKGLQPKQWKADSTHLSCPAPKPFSLFAERSSKTSMRELWRPSFEQSKKEAKALRLLVNRNNNFTSKEFWNIVFKY; this is encoded by the exons ATGTGTCATGTTGTTGATGATTTGGCATCTGAAGTGTTTGCTTCCCATTTGCATCAAGAG GTGGTCGTTGAATTGGGTAATTTTGAAAAGCAGAAAGTCAGTAACCAACAGAAACAATCCAATCCATTACTGAAAGGATTACATGAATCTATCTTCTACAAAAAATTAGAACATGGAGTTGGCAGTTATCCCATTATGCTGTGGTGGTCCCCACTGACTGGTGAGAATGGAAGGCTGGGTCaatgtggagaagagacctgcTTTTTCACTATAAATAGAACATACTATCAGAGCCCCATGACAAAAGCTATTCTGTTTTATG GCACAGATTTCAACATAGACAGCCTGCCATTGCCCAGAAAACCATACCATGAATGGGCTTTATTTCATGAAGAATCCCCAAAGAACAACTACAAGCTGTTTCATCCTCCAACCATTACACTGTTTAACCACACAGCTACATTTAGCCGTCATTCCCACTTACCTTTGACAAGTCAATATTTGGAGGACCTCCAGACACTTTTATCGCTTGAATACTTTGTGCCCATCCAAAAAAAGAATGTTCTGAGAAAGAAACTGGCTCCTATAGTCTATGTTCAGTCTGACTGTGATCCACCATCCGATCGGGATACTTACATACAAGAACTAATGAAATATATCCGTGTGGATTCCTATGGAGAATGTCTGCATAACAGAGACTTGCCTACCCAAATCAATAACCCTTCTTTTATGGATGACATCCAGTTCTATCATATACTTGCTCAGTATAAGTTTATTCTTGCTTTTGAAAATGCAGTTTGTGAGGATTACATAACAGAGAAATTATGGAGGCCTTTGAAGCTAGGAACTGTTCCTATATATTATGGTGCAACTAATATAAAGGACTGGCTACCCAGCAATAAAAGTATAATAATTGTGGAGAGTTTTTCTCATCCTAGAGAGCTAGCGGAATTCATAAAACAGCTGGATAGAAATGACAGTTTGTATATGGAGTATTTGGAGTGGAAAGTGCAGGGTCAAATCAATAACAAAAACTTGATCCATGCGATCAAAGATAGAACATGGGGTGTGCAAGACGTAACGCAGGACAATTATATTGATGCGTTTGAGTGCATGGTATGCAGAAGAGTGTGGGACAACATACGACTTCTAAGAAAG GGTTTGCAACCTAAACAGTGGAAAGCAGATTCAACACATTTGTCATGTCCAGCCCCGAAACCATTTTCCTTGTTTGCTGAACGCTCTTCTAAGACCAGCATGAGGGAACTGTGGAGGCCTAGTTTCGAACAGTCCAAAAAAGAAGCTAAAGCTCTCAGGCTTCTTGTTAACAGGAACAATAATTTTACATCCAAAGAATTTTGGAATATTGTTTTTAAATATTAG